The Fusarium musae strain F31 chromosome 10, whole genome shotgun sequence genome window below encodes:
- a CDS encoding hypothetical protein (EggNog:ENOG41) has product MNQLAIAGYSSIALDVYGSGLSVLSEGVEDPTFDTIASDVKALLEELSIRPENAVAVGHSMGGIIVPKLALKCNLRGSVLIGPVLPKPAMAEIFNTRIETVKKEGMEPMAKTIPFAATGSKATLTHKAFIRALLLSQKPEGYIALCRAIAQADLPAYANIKSPVLVLSGEEDKTSPIPDAQKILSE; this is encoded by the exons ATGAACCAGCTTGCGATTGCAGGATACTCATCAATTGCATTAGATGTCTATG GCAGTGGTCTTTCCGTCTTGTCAGAAGGGGTTGAAGATCCTACATTTGACACAATCGCAAGTGATGTCAAGGCTTTGCTGGAAGAATTGAGCATTCGACCCGAAAATGCTGTCGCCGTTGGGCATTCCATGGGCGGTATCATTGTACCAAAGCTGGCACTGAAGTGCAACCTTCGCGGATCAGTTCTCATTGGTCCTGTGCTACCAAAGCCTGCAATGGCCGAGATCTTCAATACTCGCATAGAGACAGTCAAGAAAG aaGGAATGGAGCCAATGGCCAAGACTATTCCCTTCGCTGCGACAGGTTCCAAGGCAACTTTGACACACAAAGCTTTCATTCGAGCTCTGTTACTGTCGCAAAAGCCTGAGGGGTACATTGCCTTGTGTCGCGCGATTGCGCAAGCAGACTTGCCTGCCTACGCAAACATCAAAAGCCCCGTGCTTGTTCTTTCAGGCGAAGAGGACAAAACAAGCCCGATCCCGGATGCGCAAAAGATCCTGAGCGAGTAA
- a CDS encoding hypothetical protein (EggNog:ENOG41), whose protein sequence is MPTRRVRDSERRRCAEACESCKRRKQRCDGRRPCARCIKRGLGHECHESRSASNNGARRILASSLPSPDPDRLSNITEQTTPAGSITVGNRSGLTSVDETFVDDGTSSSLQLLSNTQPERLPRMSRLVQDTRGEYMFIGDSATLSFLQNIRRIVRRSIGDCTLVDDPLRHGIVEASPETRRGWILSSAQNPPPRQSEQELDYLVKWYMQSANCVLLLFDQTELDQSIRKWIEDGQDIADPASSVYYLVFAIGAQTGPENKDDLAETFFNYARYLTVETLIEEPGIVTIQALVLIAMYLLGASRRNAAFMYLGMGVRAAYAIGLHRHDIASLFSANEGRAREQLWKGIRILDLFMSASLGRPPSTSELRDTTNPQSYSACNDLSMIFELILTDVYAKRMISPEILERISKHLRRWTAQCGEGLAVDGIEQDDLIRDQNGEVQPNIGLIHLKLTGHWTVMLLSLPFLHKAVSQHVEDNQQSAQGTAKPSSSANQVLVHSCLESAVRTVDLLQTLVRTGTIPKRLPIVGNSAFVSGLVLGAAIFGDFDNSFPLEKSLHAARGVLDRFSRYDAVAKRHLMILDHLQNACDIYMDNRARLRMERQRHLVNGLFGSIHTIGKSPSQNSQQPEGNSRIGSTDGIQTQPQTPRPGQITNEMTEEQQGFSMDGGEQTEIDVDISADAFLGISPNMLWFDSFDTTMSLFPIVDTQIMGDEMMAHGVNNQE, encoded by the coding sequence ATGCCTACCAGGAGGGTCCGAGACTCTGAGAGAAGGCGATGCGCCGAGGCCTGCGAGAGCTGCAAACGTCGCAAACAAAGATGCGATGGCCGTAGACCTTGCGCCCGCTGCATCAAGCGAGGTCTCGGGCATGAGTGCCACGAGTCTCGATCTGCCTCAAACAATGGCGCAAGACGCATCCTCGCGTCATCCCTACCAAGTCCCGATCCCGATAGACTCAGTAATATCACCGAGCAGACCACTCCTGCTGGTAGTATAACCGTCGGTAACAGATCGGGTCTGACGTCGGTGGATGAGACATTTGTTGATGACGggacctcttcttctctgcagcTGCTCTCGAATACACAACCTGAAAGACTTCCACGCATGTCGCGCCTTGTTCAAGATACACGGGGTGAATACATGTTCATTGGCGACTCTGCAACGCTGTCGTTTCTGCAGAATATTAGGAGGATTGTGCGACGTAGCATAGGAGATTGTACCCTTGTTGATGACCCATTGCGACATGGTATCGTCGAAGCATCGCCTGAAACACGGCGAGGCTGGATCCTGTCGAGTGCCCAGAACCCACCGCCACGGCAGTCTGAGCAGGAACTCGATTATCTTGTGAAATGGTACATGCAATCAGCCAATTGTGTACTACTTCTCTTCGACCAGACAGAACTTGACCAAAGCATAAGAAAGTGGattgaagatggccaagataTCGCTGACCCTGCGAGTTCCGTATATTATCTGGTGTTTGCCATTGGTGCGCAAACAGGACCAGAAAATAAAGATGACTTGGCTGAGACCTTCTTCAACTATGCCCGGTACTTGACAGTGGAAACACTGATAGAAGAGCCAGGTATTGTCACTATTCAAGCGTTGGTCCTCATCGCCATGTATCTCTTGGGTGCATCGCGCCGGAATGCGGCATTCATGTATCTCGGCATGGGAGTTCGAGCTGCATATGCCATCGGCCTTCATCGCCATGATATTGcttccctcttctctgcTAACGAGGGTCGTGCGAGAGAACAGCTATGGAAAGGCATTCGAATTCTCGATCTGTTCATGAGCGCATCATTGGGCAGGCCTCCCTCGACATCCGAATTGAGAGATACTACAAACCCTCAGAGCTATTCAGCTTGTAATGACCTCTCTATGATCTTTGAGTTGATCCTTACAGATGTTTATGCAAAGAGAATGATATCTCCAGAGATATTGGAACGCATCAGCAAGCATCTTAGACGGTGGACTGCACAATGTGGAGAGGGTCTCGCGGTGGATGGCATTGAGCAGGATGACTTGATCCGTGACCAGAATGGCGAAGTGCAGCCAAACATTGGGCTAATACACCTCAAACTAACTGGTCATTGGACAGTCATGCTCCTGTCTCTTCCATTTCTACACAAGGCGGTATCTCAACACGTCGAAGACAATCAACAGTCTGCGCAAGGAACTGCAaagccatcttcctcagcaaACCAAGTGCTTGTCCACTCCTGCCTCGAGTCAGCGGTGCGAACAGTCGACCTGCTACAGACTCTCGTCAGGACTGGAACTATACCGAAACGCTTACCGATTGTTGGTAATTCAGCGTTTGTATCTGGCCTTGTCCTCGGTGCAGCAATCTTTGGGGATTTCGACAACTCATTCCCGCTCGAGAAGAGCCTCCATGCAGCGAGAGGCGTTCTCGACCGCTTCAGTCGTTACGATGCTGTGGCGAAGCGCCATCTTATGATCCTAGATCACTTACAGAATGCATGCGACATATACATGGATAATCGAGCAAGGTTACGAATGGAACGCCAACGGCACCTCGTCAATGGTCTCTTCGGAAGTATTCACACAATCGGAAAGTCGCCATCACAGAATTCTCAACAACCAGAAGGTAACTCCCGAATCGGTTCAACAGATGGGATACAAACGCAACCCCAAACGCCTAGACCGGGCCAAATAACGAACGAGATGACCGAGGAGCAGCAAGGGTTTTCAATGGATGGAGGAGAGCAGACGGAGATTGACGTCGATATTTCAGCGGATGCTTTTCTGGGTATTTCACCAAACATGCTTTGGTTTGATTCTTTTGATACGACAATGTCTCTATTTCCCATCGTGGATACGCAAATAATGGGCGACGAAATGATGGCCCACGGCGTTAATAATCAAGAATGA
- a CDS encoding hypothetical protein (EggNog:ENOG41~MEROPS:MER0016185), which yields MANGGTFVARLSLKGRNGVLGLTKYNDYTHFPFSEWIEQGPRQTRSVPSMPSPIRAKHLKPGDKIAFISPSERINATLPAVVDRASALLTNKGYRVQTFFSEDKGIQSCIDNRLSEIRAAFSDPSISAIITTIGGTTFTELLPALIADKELHETIRANPKIVVGYSDISGLHWFLYGLTGLRTFYGPGAVPEIGEANDVNDKDTPLAFCVDNLLRAIASTEPLGQIPRSKFYAPRGAPFFATPESTEPPAVVKTTDWQWLRHGKAQGRLFGGCLTVVARLSGVSAIVPDWRGRIVFLETATNEDGSGGNPPHRVQAAFADLIAHGVFEDAAGLVVGRPYGYDSDEEREVYASIIKGLFCERRLASKNFPILFNVDIGHTTPMVTLPYDALAELDSETDTFAVLESGVE from the exons ATGGCGAATGGTGGAACTTTTGTTGCTCGTCTGTCGCTTAAAGGGCGCAATGGCGTTTTAGGCCTCACGAAATATAATGATTACACACATTTTCCCTTCTCGGAGTGGATCGAACAAG GGCCAAGACAAACTCGCTCAGTTCCCAGCATGCCTTCACCAATTCGAGCGAAACACCTAAAGCCTGGTGACAAAATCGCATTCATATCGCCATCAGAGCGTATCAACGCCACGCTTCCAGCAGTCGTAGACCGAGCCTCTGCGCTTCTCACAAACAAAGGCTATCGAGTGCAGACTTTCTTCAGTGAAGATAAGGGCATTCAGTCATGCATCGACAACCGGCTCTCCGAGATTCGAGCCGCTTTCTCTGACCCCAGCATCTCCGCCATCATCACTACCATTGGCGGCACAACCTTCACAGAGCTTCTTCCGGCCCTGATTGCGGACAAAGAACTTCACGAGACGATTCGCGCAAACCCAAAGATCGTGGTGGGATATTCCGACATCTCGGGCTTGCACTGGTTCTTGTATGGGTTGACGGGTCTCAGGACTTTCTATGGTCCTGGTGCTGTACCCGAGATCGGGGAAGCCAATGATGTCAACGATAAAGATACCCCTCTTGCCTTCTGTGTTGATAACTTGCTTCGGGCGATCGCATCTACAGAACCACTCGGACAGATTCCCCGATCCAAGTTCTACGCACCAAGAGGAGCGCCCTTCTTTGCCACACCAGAATCGACAGAGCCACCAGCGGTTGTGAAGACAACAGACTGGCAATGGCTGCGACATGGAAAAGCTCAGGGTCGACTGTTCGGTGGATGCCTCACCGTAGTCGCCCGTTTATCGGGAGTCTCAGCTATTGTTCCTGACTGGCGTGGCCGAATCGTCTTCCTCGAAACAGCTACGAACGAGGATGGTTCTGGTGGAAACCCTCCTCACCGAGTACAGGCAGCATTCGCAGACTTGATAGCTCACGGTGTCTTCGAAGACGCTGCAGGACTGGTTGTAGGACGACCTTATGGATATGATTCTGATGAGGAGCGAGAGGTTTATGCTAGCATCATCAAGGGATTATTCTGTGAGAGGCGGCTTGCTTCAAAGAACTTCCCGATTCTATTTAATGTGGACATTGGGCATACGACACCGATGGTTACATTGCCATACGATGCTTTGGCTGAGCTTGATTCTGAGACTGATACTTTTGCTGTTTTAGAGTCTGGGGTtgaatag
- a CDS encoding hypothetical protein (EggNog:ENOG41), with the protein MTGRIHKKPDKALTAHVLATVWQLTVDVLKFNGGDKYMGFGSIEFMYRNTLEGELSRL; encoded by the exons atgaCAGGTCGGATTCACAAGAAGCCCGATAAGGCTCTTACCGCTCATGTCTTGGCAACGGTCTGGCAGCTGACAGTCGATGTTCTCAAGTTCAATGGCGGTGATAAGTATATGGGATTTGGCAGTATTGAATTCATGT ATCGTAATACACTGGAAGGAGAGTTAAGCCGTTTGTAA